GAAGATCACGGCCAGCGCAAACATCAGTACCGGGCCGATCACCCAGTTCTGGATCAGCGACAGCGCGAGAATGCGCTTGTCCTTGAATACCTCAGGCAGCTCTTCGTACCTGACCTTGGCCAGCGGTGGGTACATCATCACGATCAGGCCAATGGCAATCGGGATATTGGTCGAACCTATCGACAGACTGTTGAGCCAGACCGGCAGGCCTTCGAACAGGCTGCCCAGGCTGACACCAATCGCCATGGCGAGAAATATCCAGAGCGTCAGGTAACGATCCAAAAATGACAGTCGGCTTTTGCTCATCGTCATGTCTCCAGGGTCAAAGCGTGCCAATCAAGGCCAACTCAGCCTTGAGTTGCTCGGCATCCATCTGCTTGAGCGGTAAAGCCAGGAAGGCTTCAATACGGGTTCTGATCTGATCCAGGGTGGCGGCAAAAGCGGCCTCGATCTCGTCGTCACTGCCCTGGTATTCCGACGGATCAGCCAGTCCCCAGTGAGCCTTGGTTGAGGGGCCGAAAAACACCGGGCAGGCTTCGCCAGCAGCCTTGTCGCAGACCGTGATCACGAAGTCAGGGGCTAGGCCCTCGTGAACATCGCTGGATTTGCTGAAGAGCCCTGCGGTCGAGATGCCGGCGCTTTTCAGCGTTTTCAGGCTCAGTGGATGCACGATACCTTTCGGCTGACTACCGGCGCTGTAGGCTTGCACTCCTGGTGGTGCCAAGTGATTGAACACAGCCTCGCAAAGAATGCTGCGGCAGCTGTTGGCAGTGCATAGAAACAAAATCTTCATCAGGCTATCTCGTTAAGGCTGAGCACGGCTCAGCAGCAGGCGGCAAGGCGCTGCGGGCGGTCGCCCATCACATCGAGGCGTTTGGCATCCGGGCTGAGCCAATGCTGATTGGCATCCAGAGTGGTTTTCAGAACGGCAATCACCCAATCCGGCAAGCTGGGATGCAGGCGGTAATACACCCACTGACCTTGCCGGCGATCTTCCAGCAGACCGCAGTTGCGCAGTTGCGCCAGATGGCGGGAAACCTTCGGCTGACTTTCATCAAGCGCACAGGTCAGCTCACAGACACACAGCTCTTCCTCGCGGGTGATAAGCAGCATCAGGCGAACGCGAGTGTCGTCAGCCAGGCATTTGAATACGGTGGTCGGGGTCAGATGGTCAGCCATGGGAGGTCTCAACGTTTGGTTTTCACCAGCACGAACATCTTGATGCGCTCGTGTATCTCGTGAAGGGTGTGGCGGAATGCGTCAGGCTTGGTGCTGGTCACCGGGTCTTCAAAGTTCCAGGCCAGTACCTCGCCTGCGCCGGGAAGGGCATGACACTCCAGCGACGATTTATCGCACAGTGTGATGACGTATTCGAAACGCTCGCCGGCAAACTCATCGATGGACTTGCTATGCAGTCCATCGGTGTTCACGCCCAGATGCTCAAGTGCATCCAGGGTGCGCGGATCGACTTCGCCGGGCTCGGTGCCGGCGCTGAATGCCTCGAAGCGTTCCGAGTCAGTGTGTCGCAGCAGCGCTTCAGCCAGCTGCGAGCGAGCTGCGTTAGCCACACAAACGAACAACACGCGGGTCTTGTAAGCCATTGCCAAGTCTCGAACTGAATATGGTTTAGCGAATATACGTTTTATCGAATATTCAGTAAAGCAACACCGGAGACTATGAGGTAAACCACACATTCATGGGGCTGAAATTGGTCAAATCTGCGGTAGGTGCTAACAGGCAGATCGAAACATGCGCCCGTCTAGCCGTGAAACATCTGGTTACTCGCATATCCGCATCTTGTAACTTTTTCGTCATCTAAAGGGCTTTAGGCTCTGTCGCACCTCAACCCCAGCAGGAACCTTGCGATGAAAAAACTAACTTTGACTGCAATGCTGTTGACCAGCCTGTTTGCCAGCGCCACCTTCGCCAGCCAGTACGACAAGCCTGGCTTTGTCACTGAGATCGAAGATGGTCGCCTGTGGGTATTCCGCGAAGGCTCCAAGGAGCTGGAAGAGTTCAAGAAAACTGGGGAGCCGGCCAAGCAGTTCACCGACATCGGCACAGGCCCGGAGGGCATGACCGTCAAATCTGCTGACGAGGCGACCCTGAAGGACTACCTGCAATCGCTGAAGAAGTAACCAGAACCAATAAGTCGAGTGCTCAAAAAGGGTATTCATCTGCTGTTCGCTGCCGCCTTCGGGCGGCTTTCTTTTTGGCGTACAGTTGAAATCTCTGTCACGCCGGCAACTGGGCTACTTGCAGCAATCGCTCTTGAGGCTGTAACGCTTTTCAGTCGCCTGGATAAACGGGTTCATCGTAGATGTAGCAGACACGCTGCCCAAGTCATGCCTGCGGAAACGGCTTCTCCTGCCGAATCGTGTCCTCGATGGTAGATTCACCTCGATCATTACTTCGTTCCCAGTGGCTGGCTCAAGCAATAGATCCCAAAGCACTTGGAGCTGATCGAGATCATTGAGGCCCGTGCACAGCTGACGCTGGCTGCTGCCTTTCAGCAGCATAAGGCTTAGGGGCACTGGTCAGGGCCTTTGGCGATAACCAGGAGCCCGACCACGATCAATCCCGCACCGGCCAGCACCCACCAACAAAGCCGAGCGCTATCTCCGTTTTGATGTTGGACACTGCAAGTCAGCTAGTTCGGTAAAGTACGCCGAATGCAGTTTTTCTGTGTGACCGAGAGCCCCGGAGCTGCGAATGGCTTGTGAGCAGCGCCAAGGGTCGACGCGCTCAATAAGTACACGTGAAAGCAGCTTAATGGCTGGTCAATCTGTCTTGCGGCTAAAGCGATAGAACAGGTTCGGCTCGCTGACCACGTACAAATACCCTGCATTGTCGATGGTTACGCCTTCAGCTTGTGGTATGCCTTTCAGCAAACCAGCAACCCCCCTCGCCAAGGAGCGGAAACTCACCACCTTGCCCTCATCGGTCATTTCAATCAGCAGTTTCGACTCATCACTCAGTAAAATCAGATGACCGCTCTGTTGGTCGAAGACAACCGAAGATAGGTCAGTGGCAAACACCTTGTCTTTCACCAGACTAGATAGGTCGCGGACATGCAGGGAAAGCTCCCCTGCCAGGCTGGAACGAAGACCGCTCACCTCCAACAATTGGCGAGGGTCGCGCTCCTTGGTCACAAACAGGCGGTCGCCTTTCAGGTCGTAGGCGAGCCCCTCCAGGCCTTTGTTGTCTTCCTTGCCAAGCGCCAGGGTCAGCGCTGGATACTGGTCTCGGCTCAATGGTCGATCAGGAGAAAGCTTACCGTCTTCGTCGATGGGGACATCCACGATAACCAGGCTCTGCCGCCGCTCTTCGGCAATGACCAGTTGACCGTTGCCGGCATAGGACACCGCTTCCACGTCGTGGAAGCCATCCAGGCTGTAACGGCGCTCCACGTCACCGTCACGGCTGAGGGCCAGCAGCTCGTTCGGGCCATTGGTAACCGCCCACAGCAGGTTTAGGTCAGGATCGAAGGTCAGCCCCGAAAGGTTGTTGTCCACACCGGGAACCGCCTTAGCATCCAGCTCAACCCGATAGCCAGGCAGCCACACAGAGCGCTCCTGCCAATCGTCAGTGTGCCAGTAGGTCTTTATCCAGAAGTACAAACGATCATCAAGGTGGTGTGTACGGATTTGAAATACGGCGAGCAACACAAGGCATAGCAGCGCCCACATCCACACACTTTTTCTCCGTGTGCTGCCCAGCAAGTTTTTAGCCATCAAATACATTAGAAGCCTCGTTAATTGGGACAGCCGTCACCAGTCGTGATGGTTTCACCCCGACTCAGCGCGGCTGGCACAGGTGATACACAACGTCGTGGCCGGATCGAACTCCAGACGGCCCGAGGCGATCAACTCGCCGCATTGGTTACACCAGCCATAGTCGCCCTCGTGCCAGCGCTTGAGGGCCAGTTGGAGGCGGACACGTTCATGCTGTGCCCGACTGCGGATGGCATCGTTCATTGCTTGCTGCTGGAGTGCATCCATCCTCGACAGACGCCCTACCTTGCTTTGATCCAGCTCTACCGACTGCGGGAGAGACTCAGCGTCTTCCAGCAGTCGGTTCAGCTCGGCAGCCCGCTGTTCGAGCAGGGCCTTGAGTGCGCAAGATTCAGGGCGTCGGCCATGGCCGTCAGCGCAGCAGCAAGAGCGGACTGGTGGTTGTGCGCAGCATGCTGGTCGTGGTGCTACCGACTAGAAACTGACGAATGCGCGAATGACCGTAGGCCCCCATGACCAGCAGATCGATACCATGCTCTTTCTGATAGGCGTGCAAGGTAGGCTCTATCTCGCCGTTCAGGGTCTCGGCACGAACAGTGAATCCGGCGTTGAGCAACACTTTCTGCGCCCAGTCCAGCTGCGCGGACGCTTCGTCGCTCACGGGCCCAACCATGACCAGGTGAATCGGGAGCCCCTTCAGTAGCGGACTGCTCGCCAGCATTTCCACACCCTTGCGGGTGGTTGCGCTGCCATCGAAGGCCAACATCGCGCTCTGCGGCTTTTGGAAGTTGGCCGGGGTGACGAGGATTGGCCGGTGCATGATACGAATCACGCTTTCCAGTTGGCTTCCGACATGCTGACTCAGGCCACCGCTAGACTCGCCCTGGCGACCGATAACCAGCAAGCGCGTTTCGCTTTGCAGCTCTTGCAAGCTCTCCAGCAAATCGCCATGTCGCTGCTTGGATTCAGGTGCGCGCACACCATTATTCACGGCCCGTTCTTTCGCGGCTGCAAGCATGATTCGCCCTTGTTCAAGAGCCAATTTACCGCGCTGTTCATCCAGCAGGGCAAGCTCGTCGAGCAGGTGCTCGCGGCTGCCAAGGCCGATGTTGCCACTCAAATCCGCTGCAACCGGGTACTGGCGCTGATCCAGCACATGCAGGAAGGTCAATGGGGCTTCCAGGCTCAGGCTGGCCCAGGCTGCGTAGTCGCAAACGGCTGGGGCCGAGGCGGAACCGTCGATACAGGCAATTACGTGGGTCATTGTCGTTCTCCTTCTTAGTGGCCCATGAGTTGATCAATGGCGTCG
This DNA window, taken from Pseudomonas alcaligenes, encodes the following:
- a CDS encoding arsenate reductase ArsC is translated as MAYKTRVLFVCVANAARSQLAEALLRHTDSERFEAFSAGTEPGEVDPRTLDALEHLGVNTDGLHSKSIDEFAGERFEYVITLCDKSSLECHALPGAGEVLAWNFEDPVTSTKPDAFRHTLHEIHERIKMFVLVKTKR
- a CDS encoding metalloregulator ArsR/SmtB family transcription factor, producing the protein MADHLTPTTVFKCLADDTRVRLMLLITREEELCVCELTCALDESQPKVSRHLAQLRNCGLLEDRRQGQWVYYRLHPSLPDWVIAVLKTTLDANQHWLSPDAKRLDVMGDRPQRLAACC
- a CDS encoding arsenate reductase ArsC, with amino-acid sequence MKILFLCTANSCRSILCEAVFNHLAPPGVQAYSAGSQPKGIVHPLSLKTLKSAGISTAGLFSKSSDVHEGLAPDFVITVCDKAAGEACPVFFGPSTKAHWGLADPSEYQGSDDEIEAAFAATLDQIRTRIEAFLALPLKQMDAEQLKAELALIGTL
- a CDS encoding SdiA-regulated domain-containing protein — encoded protein: MYLMAKNLLGSTRRKSVWMWALLCLVLLAVFQIRTHHLDDRLYFWIKTYWHTDDWQERSVWLPGYRVELDAKAVPGVDNNLSGLTFDPDLNLLWAVTNGPNELLALSRDGDVERRYSLDGFHDVEAVSYAGNGQLVIAEERRQSLVIVDVPIDEDGKLSPDRPLSRDQYPALTLALGKEDNKGLEGLAYDLKGDRLFVTKERDPRQLLEVSGLRSSLAGELSLHVRDLSSLVKDKVFATDLSSVVFDQQSGHLILLSDESKLLIEMTDEGKVVSFRSLARGVAGLLKGIPQAEGVTIDNAGYLYVVSEPNLFYRFSRKTD
- a CDS encoding universal stress protein, giving the protein MTHVIACIDGSASAPAVCDYAAWASLSLEAPLTFLHVLDQRQYPVAADLSGNIGLGSREHLLDELALLDEQRGKLALEQGRIMLAAAKERAVNNGVRAPESKQRHGDLLESLQELQSETRLLVIGRQGESSGGLSQHVGSQLESVIRIMHRPILVTPANFQKPQSAMLAFDGSATTRKGVEMLASSPLLKGLPIHLVMVGPVSDEASAQLDWAQKVLLNAGFTVRAETLNGEIEPTLHAYQKEHGIDLLVMGAYGHSRIRQFLVGSTTTSMLRTTTSPLLLLR